One Ignavibacterium sp. DNA segment encodes these proteins:
- a CDS encoding DedA family protein: protein MIEELLTHLSSLTPILIYVLLFTFAYIENLFPPSPSDIVIVIGGTLVGTNYLHFIPTLIFATGGSIAGFLTAFGIGWLLDKKLIHSGKLKFINLQTIEKAETAFRKWGYYLIVANRFLPGTRAVISFFGGMSRLDVHKTMFLSSISSLLWNIILIYLGIFFGENVALVDRYLNTYSNIVVAVTAIVILLLVINYFIKKKRIN from the coding sequence ATGATTGAAGAGCTGCTTACCCACTTATCAAGCTTAACCCCAATCTTGATTTATGTTTTGCTTTTCACTTTTGCTTATATCGAAAATCTTTTCCCTCCATCGCCGAGTGATATTGTTATTGTAATCGGAGGTACATTAGTTGGAACAAATTATTTACATTTTATCCCAACTCTTATCTTTGCTACCGGAGGAAGTATTGCAGGTTTCCTTACAGCTTTCGGTATAGGCTGGTTGTTGGATAAAAAACTAATTCACTCAGGAAAATTGAAGTTTATAAATCTTCAGACAATTGAAAAAGCAGAAACAGCATTTCGTAAATGGGGATATTATTTAATCGTTGCAAACAGGTTTTTACCCGGCACAAGAGCAGTTATTTCATTTTTTGGAGGAATGAGCCGTCTTGATGTACACAAAACAATGTTTCTTTCTTCCATCAGTTCGCTGCTATGGAATATTATACTGATTTATCTTGGAATTTTTTTTGGTGAAAATGTTGCTCTTGTAGATAGATATCTTAACACCTACAGCAATATAGTTGTTGCAGTAACAGCTATAGTAATATTGTTACTAGTCATTAACTATTTTATTAAGAAGAAAAGAATTAATTGA
- the ispF gene encoding 2-C-methyl-D-erythritol 2,4-cyclodiphosphate synthase: MKLNFRTGFGFDVHAFAEGRKLIIGGIEIPYDKGLTGHSDADVLLHAICDAMLGALALGDIGVYFPDTDEKWKDADSKLLLKQVNELVKSKGYEVGNLDCVLALQQPKISPYSAAIRSKIAEILKVDIEQVSLKASTTEKLGFVGRNEGVISYATVLLVKKEIND; this comes from the coding sequence ATGAAATTAAATTTTAGAACAGGCTTTGGATTTGATGTTCACGCTTTTGCTGAAGGAAGGAAGTTAATTATCGGGGGGATTGAAATTCCTTATGATAAAGGTCTGACTGGTCATTCAGATGCCGATGTGCTTTTGCATGCAATATGTGATGCTATGCTTGGTGCTTTAGCACTTGGTGATATTGGTGTTTATTTTCCGGATACAGATGAAAAATGGAAAGATGCAGATAGCAAGCTGTTATTAAAACAGGTTAATGAGTTAGTAAAATCTAAAGGCTATGAAGTCGGGAATCTTGATTGTGTTCTTGCTTTGCAGCAGCCGAAGATTTCTCCTTATTCTGCTGCGATTAGAAGTAAGATTGCAGAGATACTTAAAGTAGATATTGAACAAGTTTCATTAAAAGCATCCACTACGGAAAAACTCGGCTTTGTTGGAAGAAACGAAGGAGTTATTTCTTACGCCACAGTCTTACTTGTAAAGAAGGAAATTAATGATTGA
- a CDS encoding acylphosphatase, whose product MNNSKRTKIIVNGLVQGVGFRYFVMRHAENLGLKGYTQNLFTGEVLTEVEGDEVLILELIKQLKIGPSRAHVVNCFVEWSENKNEFSRFEVRY is encoded by the coding sequence ATGAATAATAGTAAACGGACAAAAATAATCGTTAACGGACTTGTTCAGGGAGTTGGTTTCAGATACTTTGTGATGAGACATGCTGAAAACCTTGGGTTGAAAGGCTATACGCAAAATCTGTTTACAGGCGAAGTACTAACTGAGGTTGAAGGTGATGAAGTATTGATACTTGAATTGATTAAACAATTAAAAATTGGTCCATCAAGAGCGCATGTTGTTAACTGCTTTGTTGAATGGTCAGAGAATAAAAATGAATTTTCAAGATTTGAAGTTCGATATTAA
- a CDS encoding DMT family transporter → MKKYFGETALFSMTIIWGATFALMKDAFSDISPTLFVGIRFTIAALLIIPFAFNRLIVINKQTFLAGSILGVFYFSGFATQTIGLNLTTATKSGFITGTFVVFIPILQLIIERRKPGWFNLISIVLVLIGLLMLSSGGDNVISFMQKLGSDFNLGDLLTLICALLFAFQVVYVDVFTKKYDYLPMVFVQLLISAIGGFLLAAVFSVTSLETVRFTLTGNLIFTVLYTSVFASVLATIIQLKYQKVVSPTKAGIIYSIEPIFAAVFAYFLLNEKISNFGLIGCVLIFLGLILSEIFSTKNE, encoded by the coding sequence ATGAAAAAATATTTTGGCGAAACTGCATTATTTTCAATGACGATCATTTGGGGTGCTACATTTGCCTTAATGAAGGATGCTTTTTCAGATATTTCTCCAACATTATTTGTTGGTATCCGATTTACTATTGCAGCGCTGTTAATCATCCCTTTTGCTTTTAACAGACTGATTGTAATAAACAAACAAACTTTTTTAGCCGGCTCAATACTTGGAGTTTTTTATTTCTCCGGTTTTGCTACTCAAACAATCGGACTTAATCTTACCACTGCAACAAAATCTGGTTTTATAACCGGAACATTTGTTGTCTTTATTCCAATCTTACAATTGATTATTGAAAGACGAAAACCCGGCTGGTTTAATCTTATTAGTATTGTTTTAGTGCTTATAGGATTGCTTATGTTATCAAGCGGAGGAGATAATGTTATTAGTTTTATGCAAAAACTTGGCTCTGATTTTAATCTTGGTGACCTTCTGACCTTAATCTGTGCTTTGTTATTTGCTTTTCAGGTTGTGTATGTAGATGTATTTACTAAAAAGTACGATTACCTTCCAATGGTTTTTGTTCAGCTTTTAATTTCTGCTATTGGTGGATTTTTATTAGCCGCAGTGTTTTCTGTTACTTCTCTTGAAACTGTTAGATTTACCCTGACTGGTAATCTCATCTTTACAGTTCTTTACACTTCTGTTTTTGCATCAGTACTTGCAACAATAATTCAGTTGAAATACCAGAAAGTAGTATCACCTACAAAAGCAGGAATAATTTATTCCATCGAACCTATTTTTGCCGCTGTCTTTGCTTACTTTTTACTAAATGAAAAAATATCTAATTTTGGCTTGATTGGATGTGTTCTTATTTTTTTAGGGCTGATATTGTCAGAAATATTTTCAACTAAAAATGAATAA
- the era gene encoding GTPase Era: MKNKSGYAAIIGLPNVGKSTLMNALLGQKISIITAKPQTTRKRILGILSEKEYQIIFLDTPGILKPVYLLQERMMEDVESSIKDADVFIIIFDVSSIGSLKESEENEIIKNLMDDDSKVKILVLNKIDTIPQDKAVQLIQRYEDTKKIKSVIPVSANLSFNIERLKNEIAENLPEGPKYYDDEIVSDQNERFFVSEIIREKIFELYEDEIPYSCEVLIAEFKERQSAKDYISAEIVVERDSQKPIIIGKAGRAIKQLGEKSRQAIEEFLGKEVYLELRVKVREKWRSNPVFLKSFGYIREKEG, from the coding sequence ATGAAAAATAAATCAGGTTACGCAGCAATAATTGGTTTGCCTAATGTTGGCAAATCAACTTTAATGAATGCTTTGCTCGGTCAGAAAATTTCAATAATAACGGCAAAGCCCCAAACAACAAGAAAAAGGATTCTTGGTATTCTATCCGAAAAGGAATATCAAATAATTTTTCTTGATACACCGGGAATCTTAAAACCGGTTTATCTGCTTCAGGAAAGAATGATGGAAGATGTTGAATCATCAATTAAAGATGCAGATGTTTTTATAATAATTTTTGATGTCAGCTCAATTGGTTCACTAAAAGAATCAGAAGAGAATGAAATTATAAAAAACCTTATGGATGATGATTCGAAAGTTAAAATATTAGTACTCAATAAGATTGATACAATACCGCAGGATAAAGCTGTTCAGCTTATACAAAGATATGAAGACACAAAAAAAATTAAATCTGTAATTCCTGTTTCAGCTAACTTAAGCTTTAACATAGAAAGATTAAAAAACGAAATTGCAGAAAACCTGCCTGAAGGTCCAAAATATTACGATGATGAAATTGTATCTGATCAGAATGAGAGATTTTTTGTTTCAGAAATAATTCGCGAAAAGATTTTTGAACTTTATGAAGATGAAATTCCATACAGTTGTGAAGTTTTAATTGCTGAATTTAAAGAAAGACAAAGCGCCAAAGATTACATCAGTGCAGAAATTGTTGTTGAGCGTGATTCTCAGAAACCTATTATTATTGGCAAAGCCGGCAGGGCAATAAAACAATTAGGCGAAAAATCCCGCCAAGCAATTGAAGAATTTTTAGGCAAAGAAGTTTATCTTGAACTGCGAGTTAAAGTAAGAGAAAAGTGGCGCTCAAATCCAGTATTTTTAAAATCGTTTGGTTACATTCGTGAAAAAGAAGGTTAA
- a CDS encoding sigma-70 family RNA polymerase sigma factor, which translates to MIVKDLSDIEIIESVLKGNTADYTVIVDRYKNKSFTMLKRMLKNEFDAEEVLMDCFMKAYNNLGSFKFESKFSTWFYRIVYNTALTKLSSIKRKVENEMQTIDNLDYLESKYSADDYNKIELSEIINKIINELPAKNAAVISMFYLEEMSSEEISQVLNISVPNVKVILHRSRNLLKDIIQKRNLKKELL; encoded by the coding sequence ATGATAGTGAAAGATCTTTCAGATATAGAAATTATTGAATCAGTATTAAAGGGAAATACTGCGGATTATACTGTCATAGTAGATCGTTATAAGAACAAATCTTTTACGATGCTTAAGAGAATGTTAAAGAATGAATTTGATGCAGAAGAAGTTTTAATGGATTGTTTTATGAAAGCTTATAATAATCTTGGTTCTTTTAAATTTGAATCGAAATTTTCTACGTGGTTTTATCGAATAGTTTATAACACTGCATTGACTAAATTGTCAAGTATAAAACGAAAAGTTGAAAATGAAATGCAGACAATTGATAATCTGGACTATCTGGAAAGTAAATACAGCGCAGATGATTATAATAAAATAGAGCTTTCAGAAATAATAAATAAAATTATAAATGAATTACCAGCTAAAAATGCTGCTGTAATATCAATGTTTTATTTAGAGGAAATGAGCAGTGAAGAAATCAGTCAGGTTTTAAATATTTCGGTGCCAAATGTTAAAGTGATACTGCATCGTTCACGCAATCTGTTAAAAGACATAATTCAAAAAAGGAATTTAAAAAAGGAATTATTATGA
- a CDS encoding DUF6249 domain-containing protein produces MASEVIAVFIPIIITLVVGIVIIVAFYLESKEKQLLIEKGLSGEEIKKFLEKKRDGLGLMKIGIISIFFGLGLGIGMMLQDWSSKEYWIPLFLIVSTGVGFVLANIIANKMKNKDT; encoded by the coding sequence ATGGCTTCCGAAGTTATTGCAGTATTTATTCCGATAATAATAACATTAGTTGTTGGGATAGTAATCATTGTTGCTTTTTATCTGGAATCAAAAGAAAAACAGCTGCTAATTGAAAAAGGTCTTTCTGGCGAGGAAATAAAAAAATTTCTGGAAAAGAAAAGAGATGGGCTTGGATTGATGAAGATCGGCATTATCTCCATCTTCTTTGGTTTAGGATTAGGTATCGGAATGATGCTTCAAGATTGGAGCAGCAAAGAATACTGGATTCCACTGTTTCTTATTGTTAGCACCGGTGTTGGATTTGTATTAGCTAACATTATCGCTAACAAAATGAAAAACAAAGACACATAA
- the trxB gene encoding thioredoxin-disulfide reductase, with product MSEQSGKKNHFRVLIIGSGPAGLTSAIYTARAGLNPVIFEGMQPGGQLTITTEVENYPGFENGIDGPVLMDVMRKQAQRFGAQSFYKEITEVDFSKRPFKLKSYEEEYTADSIIISTGASAKLLGLESESKYMGYGVSACATCDGFFFKGLKVIVVGGGDTAMEEANFLTKFASEVTIIHRRDEFRASKIMYERALKNPKIKFLTNKVITEVLGKEEGGRKSMTGVMLKDTKTGSVTEFTADGLFIGIGHQPNTSLFKSIIDMDETGYLITKPGSTYTNIEGVFAAGDVADKTYRQAVTAAGTGCMAALDAERWLEAQE from the coding sequence ATGTCTGAACAAAGTGGTAAAAAAAATCATTTTAGAGTATTAATAATAGGTTCGGGACCGGCAGGATTAACTTCTGCAATTTATACAGCAAGAGCTGGACTAAATCCTGTGATATTTGAAGGAATGCAGCCTGGCGGACAGTTAACAATTACGACTGAAGTAGAAAATTATCCGGGTTTTGAAAATGGAATTGATGGTCCGGTATTGATGGATGTTATGCGTAAACAAGCTCAAAGATTTGGAGCTCAATCATTTTATAAAGAGATAACAGAAGTTGATTTTTCAAAACGACCATTTAAATTAAAATCTTATGAAGAAGAATACACAGCAGATTCTATAATCATCTCCACCGGAGCATCAGCAAAATTGCTTGGATTAGAAAGTGAATCCAAATATATGGGATATGGTGTTTCTGCTTGTGCAACCTGCGATGGATTTTTCTTTAAAGGTCTGAAAGTAATTGTTGTCGGCGGCGGTGATACAGCTATGGAAGAAGCAAACTTCTTAACAAAATTTGCAAGTGAAGTTACAATCATTCATAGAAGAGATGAATTCAGAGCATCAAAAATTATGTATGAAAGGGCATTAAAGAATCCTAAAATTAAATTCTTAACTAATAAAGTAATTACGGAAGTTTTAGGCAAAGAAGAGGGCGGAAGAAAGAGTATGACTGGTGTGATGTTAAAAGATACTAAAACCGGTTCAGTAACTGAATTTACTGCTGATGGATTGTTTATCGGGATTGGACATCAGCCGAATACAAGTCTATTTAAAAGCATAATTGATATGGACGAAACAGGTTATCTGATAACTAAACCAGGGTCAACTTACACTAATATTGAAGGTGTGTTTGCAGCCGGTGATGTTGCTGATAAAACATATCGTCAGGCTGTTACTGCTGCAGGTACAGGTTGTATGGCTGCTTTGGATGCAGAGCGCTGGCTTGAAGCACAGGAATAA